The sequence below is a genomic window from Nitrospirae bacterium CG2_30_53_67.
ACCCGGAAAGAAGAGCTCTTGATCGACAAGGACGACCTGAACCGGATCTGGGTCTTACGGAAACTCCTGCACCCCATGGGGACCGTGGAAAGCATGGAGTTCCTGCTCGACAAACTCAAAGGGACCAAAAGCAACAAGGATTTCCTGGCCTCCATGAACCAGTAAGCCCTGCTACATACCGTCCTGCCGGCCCCGCGAAGCCATGCGAGGCCGGTCGAGTAAATAAACTGAACCAACGAGGACTGATAACCAACCTCAGAGCAGATTCAGATTTTTGTATTTCTGCTATTTCACCTCTCCGAAGCATTCCATCGGTCTGCTGGAATGTATGGAATCAATCCTTTTTCAAATGCAATCACTTGTACTTCTCGATGCATGTTGCGGATGTCAACCATCATGTCATTGACTTGCAATATCCAAATCAAAGGGTTGTCGTCTACTCGGCTTTGCAAACACCAGTTTGGATCAAGTTGATACATTTTCAGCAGGTCGCGAATAAATTTCGCCTTATTTGCTCCGCTACTTTGACTAACGCCAAACGCGGCGCATAACTCATCTGCCCGCATGTGTGGCGTCTGTGATTTATCAAAGAAAAAATTGACTGTACCGAGAGCGTAGAGAATAGCGCATGCCCAAATTTCTGGTTTCCCCCCTGTGATAGGAGAAGGTCGTTTGCGGGCAAGAGTGGCTGCCAAACGACGAGCGAGCATTGCATATTCGCTATTCAGGTGTTGATTGCAAACAGCTTCTATCAAATTGATGATCGCCAAATAAACAGGCTCAACGGCCCGCTTGAGGTGCGCACGGTGCGTCAGCACCGCGCGTCGCTCTCGAAGCGGTTGTTATGCGTTACCGGGAAACGGCTACCGGCTGGAGAGAAAATACGCGCGCGAGCTTTGCGGCGGCCGCGATATCGCCGCGTCTCAATGCATCGCGCACATCGTCAAGCTTGTATGCGTCCTCTACCGACAAGTACGGAGACCATTCCGTTTCATCTTCGAGAAGCTCGACATCCACCTCGGCAACGTACTTGCCTTCGTGCACAAATTTGACTCTATGGCGCTTACTCATCTTTGCCTCTTCGCTTGGTAAAGGTCCCGTCCCATCGTTCGGGATCGGGGCGATATGCGGTTACAACTACTGCCGGAAAAGTGAACCCCTTCTAGAAAAATAGGGACAGCGACCATTATTTTCCTTCTCGTGGCCTACCTCTCAGCTTTGCCATAAGGGGACGAAAATAGGTACATCGTCCATTAAGCAGTCTTCCACTTTTCTTGCTCTTTTGCCACCGTTAAGCGTTATTTATCATCCAAATACAAATTCATGTCAAGATGATTTTAAGGTTTGATCCTGATCTTGTAGAGTAAATCCAGTTTGTCTGGCATAGATCCCCCGATCAAGTCGGGGGATGACACCTGGATTGAAGCAATGACGACAGAGCAAATGAGTATGCTTTATATAGAAAGCCTGTCCCTGACCTCCCCGGATGTGAGGCCTTGCACACGGAGGATTTTTTCTCGGCTTCGCTCTCCGCGTAGGATGGAGATTCTGGACTGAGCAATCCGGAGTTTTTTGGAGAGGAACCGGATACAACGCTTGTTGGCCGCACCCTCGACGGGCGGGGATGTGAGCCGGATCCGCAGGGCGCCCTCCACCACACCGACGATTTCGTCGCGTGATGCGCCGGGCTGGACCCGGACTTTCAAGGTGACTCCCCGCTCATCTTTTTTGGAAATGAATTCGAACATCAGATCATTTGAACATCGCTGTCGATATGCAGTTCGGTATCAAAACTCTGCTGGTCCTGCTCGATGATCTTCTTGTAGGAGTCGACCAGACTTCCCACCTTGGCCAGAAACTCCCTTCGCATTCTTTTGAGATGCTGGACCTCGTTCTGCAGGGCGGACTGCTCTTCCCTGGCCTTCGCCAGGATTTCCGAGGCCTTTAACTCCGATTCCCGGATGATCTGCTTTCCCTGCTGCTCGGATCGGGTCCTCTCCTCGTTCAGGATCTGCTGGAGCCCCTCCAGGGTTTTCCGCATGGAGGATTCCCGGTCCTTGATCTCCCTGATCTCGATCTCTTTCTGATCAACCGTTTCCCTGAGGGCTTGATTCTTCGCGGTCAGCTGTTCGAGCTCCAGGCTGATCATCTCCAGGAAGGTCTGAACCTCCTTGACGTCGAACCCCCGGAAGGTTGTTGAGAACTGTTTTTTTCTGACATCAAGCGATGTGATGTTCATATTTTCTTCAGGCATCATGATCCTCCTTACAGGGTTCTCTAACGCAGCCGATAGGCAAAATCACTCAGGGTTTTAACCACAAACATATCCAAAAAGTAAAGGATCAGGATCAAGACAAAGGGTGAAAAATCAATCCCCCCGAAAACGGGGAGAAACCGGCGGATCCGGTACAGGACCGGGTCCGTAGCCCCTCTTAAAAACCGGACCACGGGATTATAGGGGTCCGGGTTCACCCACGAAAGCAGGGCCGCAATGATCACGACCCAGATATAGACGGAGATGATCATGTGCGCAATCTGTGCGGCGGCGCTCAGCAGGTTTCCGAAGATAAACATCTATTCCCCCTTCCCGAGTTCCTTTGATCGTTGTGTGGCCGCCTCCACGGCATTGTACAGGGCGGCCCTGAACTTCCCCTTCTCCAGCGCATGGAGCCCGGCGATGGTAGTCCCTCCCGGGGATGTCACCATGTCCTTGAGTTCCCCGGTATGGCGCCCGCTTTTCAAAGCCATGCCGGATGCGCCCCGCACGGTCTGCACCGCGAGACGCGTGGCCACATCCCTGGGGATCCCCTGCCGGACTCCGGCATCGGAGAGGGCCTCGATCAGCACAAAAACGTAGGCCGGACCCGACCCGGAAAGTCCCGTGACCGCATCCATGATCTTCTCGTCCACCACGACCGTCTCCCCCACGGCATTGAGGAGACGGACCGCGAGCTTCTTGTCCTGAGAGGTCACATGACTGTTGAAACTGAGGGCGGAGATCCCTTCCTGGATCAGAGCGGGGGTATTGGGCATGACCCGGGCCGCCCGGACCTTCTTCCCGATCCCCTTTTCGATCCTAAACAATGAGACTCCGGCCGCAATCGAGATCAGAAGTGTCCGGGGGGCGATTGTTTCAGCAATCTCCTTCAAAACCTGGTCTATGATCTGGGGCTTGACCGCGAGGAGGATCACATCAGACCTTGCCGAGAGATCCTGATTATGACGGGCCGCCTTGACCTTGAACCTTCGTACGACGTGACGAGCCTTTTCAACATCGGCATCGCTGACCAGAATGTCCTGAGGCCGCGCCGTTGAGGATGAGATCCATCCCTGCAGCAGTGCGCCGCCCATGTTCCCTGCTCCGATCAGTCCGATCTTCGGTCGTTTCATTCTCTGTGGTTTCCTTTTTTTCCTTTGCAGGTTCAACCCCGCTCTCCGAAGATGGCGGTCCCGATCCGGATCAGCGTCGCCCCTTCCTCCACGGCCGTCTCAAAATCGTGGCTCATGCCCATGGAGAGATGGGTCATGCGGACGCCCGGAATCCCGGTTTGATGGATCCGGTCCCGCATCTCCCGAAGACGGCGGAAAACCCATCTAAATTTTTCCGGGTCCTCGTCATAAGGGGGCATGGTCATCAACCCTTGCACCTTAAGGTTTCCCATCCCGGCCATGGACTGGATCAGGGTCATGGTCTCTTCGG
It includes:
- a CDS encoding YggU family protein — its product is MFEFISKKDERGVTLKVRVQPGASRDEIVGVVEGALRIRLTSPPVEGAANKRCIRFLSKKLRIAQSRISILRGERSREKILRVQGLTSGEVRDRLSI
- a CDS encoding pyrroline-5-carboxylate reductase produces the protein MKRPKIGLIGAGNMGGALLQGWISSSTARPQDILVSDADVEKARHVVRRFKVKAARHNQDLSARSDVILLAVKPQIIDQVLKEIAETIAPRTLLISIAAGVSLFRIEKGIGKKVRAARVMPNTPALIQEGISALSFNSHVTSQDKKLAVRLLNAVGETVVVDEKIMDAVTGLSGSGPAYVFVLIEALSDAGVRQGIPRDVATRLAVQTVRGASGMALKSGRHTGELKDMVTSPGGTTIAGLHALEKGKFRAALYNAVEAATQRSKELGKGE